A genomic segment from Treponema sp. Marseille-Q3903 encodes:
- a CDS encoding flagellar biosynthetic protein FliO: protein MGKSKKIIVATILFFASVFCIYSQNNQSEKTQDNQSVTESQISLNFDDAAGTDSNNLTTQNKRPSTVLTFVRMIVALIIVVALIYGVLWFVKKKTNVVKTDDEYLRRAAYINIAPGKTIEVITLIDKAYLIGVTEDSITMLGEIDDDELIKAMNLTADKKTNIKKATSFSEVLDMFLIKGNKQKNIFSDSEKKVEDVLSKTQREGIDNSSENNI from the coding sequence TTGGGAAAATCAAAAAAAATAATTGTGGCAACGATTTTATTCTTTGCCTCAGTTTTCTGTATTTATTCGCAAAATAATCAATCTGAAAAAACTCAGGACAATCAGTCTGTGACCGAATCTCAAATTTCATTGAATTTTGATGATGCAGCCGGGACTGATTCCAACAATTTGACAACTCAAAACAAAAGACCTTCAACAGTGCTTACTTTTGTGAGGATGATCGTCGCATTGATAATAGTCGTCGCTCTTATATATGGCGTTTTGTGGTTTGTAAAGAAAAAAACTAACGTCGTAAAGACTGATGATGAATATTTACGCCGCGCAGCATATATCAACATCGCTCCGGGAAAAACTATAGAAGTGATCACTTTAATTGATAAAGCATATTTAATCGGTGTCACAGAGGATAGCATTACTATGCTCGGAGAAATTGATGACGATGAATTGATAAAAGCAATGAATCTTACTGCGGACAAAAAAACTAACATCAAAAAAGCGACTTCTTTTTCTGAAGTCCTCGATATGTTCCTTATCAAAGGAAATAAGCAAAAAAACATATTCAGCGATTCTGAAAAAAAAGTTGAAGATGTTCTATCAAAGACACAAAGGGAAGGCATCGATAATTCTTCGGAAAACAATATCTGA
- the fliN gene encoding flagellar motor switch protein FliN → MSDGAISQDEIDALLSGVAIDGLNSSGHVGNGPTYHFDITTLQNLANDLRPKLEENINKTTSSNFVCESPVVEETNRDRVLSKLPEVVIGVVADYNEGIKGAHLYLMAPEFALKIFQLVSSEEATEVDDMVLSVVSEFVATHISSEITEIESKGKVPGLAYATPETLNESKAMIMLPQGDFVLASYPLTLDGNAYTLWECIGGDAAEGITKALGGGASEAEALNPIDLNGMAATQASNPAQNMGMNMAGMQQMGGMAQMQMPNMGGMAQMQMPNMGMNVPNIQQLQFPNLQAGLNAGEQGNISLIMDVLMEMTVELGRTKKSIKDILGMGEGTIIELDKLAGEPVDILVNHKPIAKGEVVVIDENFGVRVTEILSPMERVSDLK, encoded by the coding sequence ATGAGTGATGGTGCAATCTCACAGGATGAAATCGATGCTTTGCTTTCAGGTGTTGCAATAGACGGATTAAATTCATCAGGACATGTTGGAAACGGTCCGACATATCATTTTGATATCACAACGCTTCAGAACTTAGCAAATGATTTGCGTCCAAAACTTGAAGAAAATATCAATAAGACTACAAGTTCAAACTTTGTATGTGAATCTCCGGTTGTGGAAGAAACAAACCGAGACAGAGTTTTGTCAAAATTGCCTGAAGTCGTAATCGGGGTTGTTGCAGATTACAACGAAGGAATCAAAGGTGCACACTTGTATCTTATGGCTCCTGAGTTTGCATTAAAAATTTTCCAGCTTGTGAGCTCTGAAGAAGCGACAGAAGTTGATGATATGGTTTTGTCTGTCGTTTCTGAATTCGTTGCTACGCATATCAGCTCTGAAATAACGGAAATTGAGAGCAAAGGAAAGGTGCCTGGTCTCGCTTATGCAACGCCGGAGACTCTAAACGAATCAAAAGCGATGATCATGCTGCCTCAAGGTGATTTTGTACTTGCAAGCTATCCATTGACTCTTGATGGAAACGCTTATACATTGTGGGAATGTATCGGCGGAGACGCTGCTGAAGGCATTACAAAGGCACTAGGCGGAGGAGCTTCTGAAGCTGAAGCGTTGAACCCAATTGATTTGAACGGAATGGCTGCAACGCAAGCCTCAAACCCAGCACAAAATATGGGAATGAACATGGCAGGCATGCAGCAGATGGGTGGTATGGCTCAAATGCAAATGCCTAATATGGGCGGAATGGCTCAGATGCAGATGCCGAACATGGGAATGAACGTTCCGAATATTCAACAGCTACAGTTTCCTAATCTACAGGCAGGCTTGAATGCAGGCGAACAAGGTAACATCAGTTTGATCATGGACGTACTGATGGAGATGACTGTAGAACTCGGTCGTACAAAGAAATCTATAAAAGATATTCTTGGGATGGGCGAAGGAACAATCATTGAGCTTGATAAACTTGCCGGTGAACCGGTAGATATTCTTGTAAATCATAAACCGATTGCCAAAGGAGAAGTTGTTGTTATCGATGAAAACTTCGGTGTTCGTGTAACAGAAATTCTTTCTCCGATGGAACGTGTAAGTGATTTAAAATAA
- the fliM gene encoding flagellar motor switch protein FliM, which produces MNEVLSQDEIDQLLTAISSGESEADDFKPVNSARKIKIYDFKRPDKFSKEQLRTISSMHETFARSTTTSLSAQLRSLVHVHVASVDQLTYEEFIRSIPTPTTLAVINMDPLKGNAVLEIDPAITFCMIDRLFGGRGATTGNKNRDLTDIEQEVMETVIVRILANIREAWTSVIDLRPRFAQIETNPQFAQIVPPTEMVVLVTLETKVGDEEGMMNFCIPYLVLEPIISKLSSQFWFSSVRKSSTTQYLGTIKQQLTSVDMDVVAEIGTVNLSIRDVLSLRVGDVVRLSDIKIGDPISLSVGNKKKFYCQPGVVGKKMAVQITGKVENVDSDDFEELSVEGDETYE; this is translated from the coding sequence ATGAACGAAGTTCTTTCGCAGGACGAAATTGACCAGTTACTCACAGCTATCAGTTCGGGTGAATCGGAAGCTGATGATTTTAAACCGGTCAACAGTGCTCGAAAAATTAAAATCTACGATTTTAAGCGTCCTGATAAATTTTCTAAGGAGCAATTGCGTACCATCTCAAGTATGCACGAAACTTTTGCGCGTTCGACGACAACGTCACTGTCTGCGCAGCTTCGTTCTCTTGTTCATGTCCACGTTGCCTCTGTAGATCAGCTGACGTATGAAGAATTTATTCGTTCAATCCCAACTCCGACAACTTTGGCTGTAATCAATATGGATCCGCTCAAAGGAAACGCAGTTTTGGAAATTGACCCTGCAATCACCTTTTGTATGATTGACCGCCTGTTTGGTGGACGAGGGGCGACAACAGGAAATAAAAACCGTGACCTTACAGATATTGAGCAGGAAGTAATGGAGACTGTCATTGTCAGAATCCTAGCTAATATCCGTGAAGCTTGGACAAGCGTAATCGATTTAAGACCGCGATTTGCCCAGATTGAAACAAATCCTCAATTTGCGCAGATTGTACCTCCTACGGAAATGGTCGTGCTTGTAACGCTTGAAACAAAAGTCGGCGATGAAGAAGGTATGATGAACTTCTGTATTCCTTATCTTGTCCTTGAACCTATCATTTCAAAACTTTCATCACAGTTCTGGTTTTCGTCTGTTCGTAAAAGTTCGACTACGCAATATTTGGGAACAATCAAACAGCAGCTCACAAGTGTCGATATGGACGTGGTCGCTGAAATCGGAACAGTTAATTTGTCAATCAGGGATGTACTTTCATTACGCGTCGGCGATGTAGTACGTCTTTCAGATATAAAAATAGGAGACCCGATTTCTCTAAGTGTTGGAAACAAAAAAAAGTTTTATTGCCAGCCGGGTGTTGTCGGGAAAAAAATGGCAGTACAGATTACAGGAAAAGTAGAAAACGTTGATTCCGACGATTTTGAAGAGCTTTCTGTTGAAGGAGACGAAACGTATGAGTGA
- a CDS encoding flagellar basal body-associated FliL family protein, producing MADDDDINLEDGGASAAPSKKGGLGGLFSGLLKWIIIGLAAIIVIVVVVIVTVKITSKNSTQITAIPASEEYVSGQREIYDWYTSLGVIQTTTSDDPPATVRVDVALAYKKDDKTTSTEITQRTVELKAFLRRYFSGKTAAELRNTNNEDALENEIKNGINDKILSSSRIRDVVFQQKDVIEQN from the coding sequence ATGGCAGACGATGATGACATCAATCTTGAAGATGGCGGAGCTAGTGCTGCACCGTCAAAAAAAGGTGGATTAGGCGGACTTTTTTCCGGTCTTTTAAAATGGATAATTATAGGACTTGCTGCAATTATTGTAATTGTTGTAGTTGTAATAGTGACTGTAAAAATTACAAGCAAAAATTCTACTCAAATAACGGCAATCCCTGCATCTGAAGAATATGTTTCAGGTCAACGAGAAATTTATGACTGGTATACATCGCTTGGTGTTATACAGACTACGACAAGTGACGATCCCCCTGCAACTGTCAGGGTTGATGTAGCTCTCGCTTATAAAAAAGATGATAAGACAACGTCTACGGAAATCACACAGAGAACTGTAGAATTAAAAGCATTCTTGCGCCGATATTTCAGTGGAAAAACAGCAGCTGAGCTTCGCAATACAAATAACGAAGATGCTTTGGAAAACGAAATCAAAAATGGCATAAACGACAAGATTTTGAGCAGTTCTCGTATCCGTGATGTTGTATTCCAGCAGAAAGATGTAATTGAGCAAAATTAG
- the motB gene encoding flagellar motor protein MotB, whose protein sequence is MGKKTTKTPEKPSTAWQGTYGDMITLMLCFFVMLYNPSEVDVTQMATITQSLQMTETETTSGGMSLSAGQLSDLGNNINSLPSMEKGRSLGLARKKAVSLFAPDVKSNRITITSDERGLIITLLSDNFFDEGKADLNINDTRETLLRLADFFKSDELKGRRFRIEGHTDNIPVPESSKFPSNWELSAARAVNVLHYLADYGVKENVFSVAGYADTRPKFSNDTPEGRAYNRRVDIIILDEGHF, encoded by the coding sequence ATGGGAAAAAAAACTACTAAAACCCCTGAAAAACCATCAACGGCCTGGCAAGGTACATACGGTGACATGATCACCCTTATGTTGTGCTTCTTTGTAATGCTGTACAATCCTTCTGAGGTAGATGTTACTCAAATGGCGACAATCACTCAAAGTTTGCAGATGACAGAAACAGAGACTACTTCCGGCGGCATGTCGTTGTCTGCGGGTCAACTTTCTGATTTAGGCAACAATATAAACTCCCTTCCGTCTATGGAAAAAGGAAGGTCTCTAGGGCTTGCAAGGAAAAAAGCAGTAAGCCTTTTTGCCCCCGATGTAAAATCTAATAGAATTACAATTACAAGTGATGAACGCGGACTTATAATCACTCTTCTTTCTGATAATTTTTTTGATGAAGGAAAGGCTGATTTGAACATAAACGATACTCGAGAAACTTTGCTTAGACTTGCAGATTTTTTTAAATCAGATGAATTAAAAGGGCGCAGATTCCGTATAGAAGGGCACACAGACAATATTCCTGTACCTGAATCGTCAAAATTTCCTAGCAATTGGGAACTTTCTGCTGCAAGAGCTGTTAATGTTCTTCATTATCTTGCCGATTATGGAGTAAAGGAAAATGTTTTTTCTGTTGCCGGTTATGCAGACACCAGACCAAAGTTTTCAAACGATACGCCTGAAGGTAGGGCGTATAACAGGCGTGTGGATATTATAATTCTAGACGAAGGACACTTTTAA
- a CDS encoding motility protein A: MDIASIIGIVGGAAMISISVITSGGSLGGIIDIPSVAMTIGGSYFAMFIACPLKKVLGMFKVMGRAFKIPDFGEKNIVINMQALSEKARREGILALEDGLDDLEDPFMKMGLRLVVDGTDGNIIRSIMENEMNQVEARHMEWIGIINTWSGFAPGFGMMGTVVGLIGMLRNLEDKSSLGPNMAVALITTLYGSMMANWLIAPFSTKLLAHNSMEMRTKEMIIEGVLAIQAGENPRIMAQKLLTYLDPVTRKAIEADVLKD, encoded by the coding sequence ATGGATATAGCTTCGATTATTGGTATTGTGGGTGGTGCTGCCATGATTAGCATCTCAGTTATCACTTCTGGTGGTTCTTTGGGGGGGATTATCGATATTCCTTCTGTGGCGATGACAATTGGCGGTTCATACTTTGCTATGTTCATTGCATGCCCGTTAAAAAAAGTTCTTGGAATGTTCAAGGTTATGGGGCGTGCATTTAAAATTCCTGATTTCGGTGAAAAAAATATTGTAATAAATATGCAAGCTCTTTCTGAAAAAGCTCGTCGAGAAGGTATTCTTGCTTTGGAAGATGGACTTGATGACCTTGAAGATCCGTTTATGAAAATGGGTCTTCGCCTTGTTGTAGATGGAACTGACGGCAATATAATTCGTTCAATAATGGAAAATGAAATGAACCAAGTTGAAGCTCGTCACATGGAATGGATCGGTATCATAAATACATGGTCTGGATTTGCTCCCGGTTTTGGTATGATGGGTACTGTAGTAGGTCTTATCGGTATGCTTCGCAACCTTGAAGATAAATCATCTCTTGGTCCTAACATGGCTGTTGCTTTGATTACAACCCTGTACGGTTCCATGATGGCAAACTGGTTAATCGCTCCTTTTTCTACAAAACTACTTGCACACAACAGTATGGAAATGCGCACAAAGGAAATGATCATAGAAGGTGTACTTGCTATTCAAGCCGGAGAAAACCCTCGAATTATGGCTCAAAAACTTCTTACTTATCTTGATCCTGTTACAAGAAAAGCAATTGAAGCTGATGTTTTGAAAGATTAA
- a CDS encoding flagellar FlbD family protein — MIDVMRLDGKKYWVNPHMIESMETTPDLTLTMLSGRKIIVKNSPEDLIKKIIEYRKNIGVDRQEVL; from the coding sequence ATGATTGATGTAATGCGGTTAGATGGGAAAAAATATTGGGTGAACCCGCACATGATTGAAAGTATGGAAACTACTCCCGATTTAACATTAACGATGTTGTCGGGTCGTAAAATCATTGTCAAAAATTCCCCAGAAGATTTAATAAAAAAAATTATTGAATACCGAAAAAATATCGGTGTTGATCGACAAGAGGTCTTATAA
- the hemW gene encoding radical SAM family heme chaperone HemW, translating into MEKASFYIHIPYCISKCSYCDFYSVRCGKTLVPDNFVDALCSEIKYRIKKYDVSSIDTLYIGGGTPSLLKENQLIRIFSVFRDKSLALSDSEVTIETNPDDINVNLLDLYSKVGINRISCGIQTMNEKSLEYVFRRADTNANLNALNVLKDNWKKNISIDLICGLPFETVETFTKTIQTVCDYTPDHISMYSLTFEKNTPFCSALDEGKIDYDFDFSDELWLYSRKILEKKRYEQYEVSNFAKQGFECRHNMKYWNHQSYIGCGSGATGTFYNEDGCGVRWTNTKNLKKYIDVWNNFSENAFIKTDDIEREFETVETIDIRTSIFEFFMMGMRKLSGISSVQFKKIFGQNLPKSFVCAAKKWQKKGLCDVLNIDQDVVYRLNSEGILFLNSFLEEI; encoded by the coding sequence TTGGAAAAAGCGTCTTTTTATATTCATATTCCGTATTGTATTTCTAAATGCAGTTACTGCGATTTTTACAGTGTTCGGTGCGGTAAAACGCTCGTCCCTGACAATTTTGTAGACGCTCTTTGCAGTGAAATAAAATACCGCATAAAAAAATACGATGTTTCTTCCATTGATACTCTCTACATCGGTGGCGGAACTCCCAGTTTGCTAAAAGAAAATCAACTTATAAGAATTTTTTCAGTTTTTAGAGATAAATCTTTGGCGCTTTCAGATAGCGAAGTAACTATAGAAACAAATCCGGACGATATAAATGTAAACTTGCTAGATTTATACTCGAAAGTCGGAATCAACAGAATTTCTTGTGGCATTCAAACGATGAATGAAAAATCACTTGAGTACGTTTTTCGCAGGGCAGACACAAACGCAAATTTAAATGCATTAAACGTTTTGAAAGACAACTGGAAAAAAAATATCTCAATCGATTTAATATGCGGGCTTCCATTTGAAACTGTTGAAACTTTTACAAAAACGATTCAAACTGTGTGCGATTATACACCTGACCACATCTCTATGTATTCCCTTACTTTTGAAAAAAATACTCCGTTTTGTAGTGCATTAGATGAAGGCAAAATTGATTACGATTTTGATTTTTCAGATGAACTTTGGCTTTACTCGCGCAAAATCCTTGAAAAAAAAAGGTATGAGCAATATGAAGTTTCAAATTTTGCAAAACAAGGTTTTGAATGCAGACACAACATGAAATATTGGAATCATCAAAGCTATATAGGATGTGGAAGCGGGGCAACAGGTACTTTTTACAATGAAGATGGATGCGGTGTCCGATGGACAAACACGAAAAATCTTAAAAAATATATAGATGTTTGGAATAATTTTTCTGAAAATGCTTTTATCAAAACAGATGATATAGAACGGGAGTTTGAGACTGTAGAAACAATTGATATCCGGACGTCGATTTTTGAGTTTTTTATGATGGGGATGAGAAAACTTTCAGGGATATCATCAGTTCAATTTAAAAAGATTTTTGGGCAAAATCTTCCGAAAAGTTTTGTCTGTGCTGCAAAAAAATGGCAAAAAAAAGGTTTATGCGATGTGCTAAACATTGATCAAGATGTTGTTTATCGCCTTAATTCTGAAGGAATTTTGTTTTTAAATTCATTTCTTGAAGAAATATGA
- the lepB gene encoding signal peptidase I — MSQKLVQFSYQLKKENQRKISSWILFFIFLCIFINVILSFFFYPVNQKSVSMIPDVPSNSFIMVSPAMKSMNRGDVVLMKPRNNLKFGKFHILCIKIVKLFTGQQINPDESALKPSTKSHLRRIVAIPGDTIYMRDYVLYIKPAGEKHFLTEFETTKKAYNVTFFTATSDWESDIGVKGAFGEVTLADDEYFVLADNRKSSDDSRLWGMVKKSDIAARALLCYFPFNKFRVY; from the coding sequence GTGAGTCAGAAATTAGTTCAGTTTTCATACCAATTAAAAAAAGAAAATCAGAGAAAAATCAGCTCGTGGATATTGTTTTTTATTTTTCTTTGTATATTTATAAACGTTATCCTTTCATTTTTTTTCTATCCAGTAAATCAAAAATCAGTTTCAATGATTCCAGACGTTCCTTCTAATTCTTTTATTATGGTTTCTCCTGCGATGAAATCTATGAATCGCGGTGATGTCGTTTTGATGAAACCAAGAAACAATCTGAAATTCGGTAAATTTCACATCCTTTGTATAAAAATTGTGAAGTTGTTTACAGGACAACAAATAAATCCAGATGAAAGCGCTTTAAAACCGTCAACAAAATCTCATTTACGGCGAATCGTTGCAATTCCCGGAGATACGATATATATGCGCGACTATGTTTTGTATATTAAGCCTGCCGGTGAAAAACATTTTTTGACAGAATTTGAGACGACAAAGAAAGCGTATAATGTGACGTTTTTTACAGCAACTTCAGACTGGGAAAGCGACATCGGAGTAAAAGGAGCGTTTGGAGAAGTTACATTGGCAGATGATGAATATTTTGTGTTAGCGGATAATAGAAAATCATCAGACGATTCTCGTTTGTGGGGAATGGTAAAGAAAAGTGATATCGCTGCACGTGCACTGCTGTGCTATTTCCCATTTAATAAGTTTAGGGTTTATTAA
- the smpB gene encoding SsrA-binding protein SmpB has product MSDRKVIAENRKAGFDYFIEERYECGIALEGTEVKSVKNGNISFPDSFAEIINGEVWVKNFHISEYSFSSVFNHNPDRPKKLLLHREEIKKLTRKVEEKGYTLIPLNFYLKDGLVKMTLGVCKGKKQFDKKAAIKDRDVQREIQREFSNRLRG; this is encoded by the coding sequence ATGTCGGACAGAAAAGTCATAGCAGAAAACAGAAAAGCCGGATTTGACTACTTTATTGAAGAGCGTTACGAATGCGGAATTGCTCTTGAAGGAACAGAAGTAAAATCCGTAAAAAACGGGAATATCTCGTTTCCCGATTCATTCGCCGAGATAATCAACGGAGAAGTCTGGGTAAAAAACTTTCACATTTCAGAATATTCTTTTTCTTCTGTTTTTAATCACAACCCTGACAGACCGAAAAAATTGCTTTTGCACAGAGAAGAGATAAAAAAATTGACACGAAAAGTCGAAGAAAAAGGCTACACTTTAATTCCGCTCAATTTTTATCTAAAAGATGGACTTGTAAAAATGACTCTAGGCGTTTGCAAAGGTAAAAAACAATTTGATAAAAAAGCTGCAATAAAAGACCGCGATGTTCAGCGCGAAATACAGCGAGAATTCTCGAATAGATTGCGAGGATGA
- a CDS encoding septum formation initiator family protein, with protein sequence MKRAKYLFVIFFSVLVYVLFSVLFGQNSFRCYSKMEEQKRLISIRCSEIQNINSELALELTALQNDKAVIAAYARKLDYVSDGEKLVKVKGLKPAQTTLYDIGTVLRHQEAEYISEKTCKIIGIFFFFGILVIFILYDINCGNITTSKNKKPIVTGIPIYDLQQI encoded by the coding sequence ATGAAACGCGCTAAATATTTGTTTGTTATATTTTTTAGTGTTTTAGTTTACGTATTATTTTCTGTTTTATTTGGGCAAAACAGCTTTCGCTGTTATTCAAAAATGGAAGAACAGAAAAGACTTATCAGTATACGTTGTTCTGAAATTCAAAATATAAATAGCGAACTTGCACTTGAATTGACTGCTCTCCAAAACGACAAAGCTGTGATTGCGGCTTACGCTCGTAAACTTGATTACGTCAGCGACGGCGAAAAACTCGTAAAAGTGAAAGGATTAAAACCTGCACAGACAACGTTATATGACATTGGAACTGTGCTGCGCCATCAGGAAGCTGAATATATTTCTGAAAAAACTTGCAAAATAATCGGTATATTTTTTTTCTTTGGTATACTTGTAATTTTTATTCTCTATGACATCAATTGCGGAAACATAACAACTTCTAAAAATAAAAAGCCGATAGTGACAGGAATCCCTATCTACGATCTACAGCAGATTTAA
- a CDS encoding 6-hydroxymethylpterin diphosphokinase MptE-like protein, whose protein sequence is MEVLFQNAKNGEKTASVNGLFINSSYNPSKEAERFIEQLQISWIPLIFFILEPGIPYILSFLKEKFPSSKFCVIHFSSDFSDYDFQYDFVLNAFEFDFEKKLVNSFSEELLLSSFFLNWVPSSKIYSKICEETNIIIKKTLERSKTLLITRQYFEKKWLINACNFIRYIKKPLFLNSKIDKNILIISSGPSLFDSIELIKKYRQIFYIICLSSAITVCLHNDIIPDLCLSTDGGYWAGEHLKKLNKKNIPLALPSESFCKKNILTGNKILPLDYGDGLSSKLLEDSGIKFAKAERNGTVSGTALCFALANSDKDIFFCGLDMSNQKGRQHCYPNEIEDNNCLTDNFLMSFELRSVQSEYSKGSLDIYKSWFENFDLKGRNVYRIIEEKYKKNSLGQVKDINRSQFEYAAKDIYSKKITSENKEVLTHQSAEKDFPKIIKKINLIFDSKETIKQLFPLDYTVLLHQPDSVELKTKIEKETAQLSAKIRKIFDEYI, encoded by the coding sequence TTGGAAGTTTTATTTCAAAATGCAAAAAACGGCGAGAAGACAGCTTCAGTAAACGGACTGTTTATAAATTCATCATACAATCCATCAAAAGAAGCAGAGCGCTTTATAGAGCAGCTGCAAATATCTTGGATTCCGCTTATTTTTTTTATACTTGAACCAGGGATTCCATATATTTTGTCTTTTTTAAAAGAGAAATTTCCTTCTTCAAAGTTTTGTGTAATTCACTTTTCCAGCGATTTTAGCGATTACGATTTTCAATATGACTTTGTTCTCAACGCATTCGAATTTGATTTTGAAAAAAAACTTGTAAACTCATTCAGCGAAGAGCTGCTGCTCAGTTCATTTTTTTTAAACTGGGTTCCTTCTTCAAAAATATATTCAAAAATATGTGAAGAAACAAATATAATAATAAAAAAAACACTCGAACGCTCTAAAACTCTATTGATAACGCGCCAGTATTTTGAAAAAAAATGGCTCATAAACGCATGCAATTTTATCAGATATATAAAAAAACCGCTTTTTTTAAATTCAAAAATCGACAAAAACATATTGATAATTTCGTCTGGACCAAGCCTTTTTGATTCGATTGAATTGATAAAAAAATACCGTCAGATTTTTTACATCATCTGTCTTTCTTCTGCAATAACAGTTTGCCTTCACAACGATATTATTCCTGATTTGTGCCTTTCTACAGACGGAGGATATTGGGCTGGCGAACACCTGAAAAAATTAAACAAAAAAAATATTCCATTAGCACTGCCTTCAGAATCATTTTGCAAAAAGAATATACTGACCGGCAATAAAATTTTGCCGCTTGATTACGGAGATGGGCTTTCTTCAAAGCTGTTAGAAGATTCCGGCATTAAATTTGCAAAAGCCGAACGGAATGGGACAGTCAGCGGAACAGCACTTTGCTTTGCATTAGCAAACAGCGATAAAGATATCTTTTTTTGCGGACTCGATATGTCAAACCAAAAAGGGAGGCAACACTGCTATCCGAATGAAATCGAAGATAATAATTGTTTAACAGATAATTTTTTAATGTCTTTTGAACTGCGTTCTGTTCAAAGTGAATATTCAAAAGGAAGCCTAGACATATATAAATCGTGGTTTGAAAACTTTGATTTAAAAGGACGAAATGTATATCGAATCATCGAAGAAAAATATAAAAAAAACAGTCTTGGGCAGGTAAAAGACATAAACCGCTCCCAGTTTGAATATGCAGCAAAAGACATTTATTCAAAAAAAATAACGTCGGAAAATAAAGAAGTTTTGACGCATCAGAGCGCCGAAAAAGACTTCCCAAAAATAATAAAAAAAATCAATTTAATTTTTGATTCAAAAGAAACGATAAAACAGCTTTTTCCTCTCGACTACACTGTACTTCTTCATCAGCCTGATTCTGTAGAACTCAAGACGAAAATTGAAAAAGAAACAGCACAATTATCTGCGAAAATACGGAAAATATTCGATGAGTATATATAA